gcgtgagccaccgcacctggcctcattttttttttttttttctaacaaagagcatcCTGAAATATTGAGCTGCAAACATAGGTAAGAAAGCTGGAAACTTGCATGGGGAGATGCCTGCAGCTACACCAAAAGAAAAGGTGtacctgggggccaggcatgtccACCATAGAAGCTTCATCTTCCCTTTTTTGTTAGCACATGTACAGTAAGAAAGAAATGGGCAACATGGTGCAGCTCAGGCCAGAGGGAGTAGCTATTTGTCCTCACTCAAAATAACATATTCtgaatttggattttctttcccCTGTCACCGTTACTGTCCTAGCATCACATTCCTTGGATTCTCTGAATGCCTTATTGCATTCCACACAAAAATGATGTATTCTCCAACCAAGGAGGTCACCTCACAGTGCTAGTGGAGTCTTATGGATAGTGCTAATGCTTATGGAATCCAGTGGCCTTGCCATGTTTCACCACCTAGGATCAGCTGGCCTTATACAATATCACTACGACCTATTGAAATCTTAGGACCAGCTCAAGTTGGGAGACATCTTTAGAGGCTAAGGTGCTCCTCTGAAAAATGGTCTCCAAACCATTTTCCTCTCCAAACTAAAATTTCAGTtaataaaatatgtgcaaatgAAGCTGTCACAGTTGCACTTAATAATTCGCACTCCCAATTTAGCTTCTCAATACTGCAAGCTAGGCGTTACTGATTTAGGGGTTTTAGAGCCCTGGATAGATGAAGTTTTCCTACTAGAACTTCTGCTTCCTGAGGGGGTTCTCTTCTTCCCTAGCTGGGCTGAAAGACTCCAGTAGTCCACTTGTAGCAGCCACAGGCTGAACTCTCTAAAatctgttcttgtttttgtttttttaaatactcaGTCAACTGGCCAAAAAAACACCTCTCCACTTAAAACTATCAATTAAAACTCTCAGGGGGTAACAGACTGCAGGGTGAagtgaagagagaaggaaggaagagaggaaaatacTATAGAGTGAGAAAGTGGAGTTCCTGGGCAACTAGCTTTATATAAAAGGCAAGTATGTACTAGGAAAATCTGTCATTGATTTCCCGTTTATCTGCTGTGCCATAAACCTCAGTTAACTTTTATAGTAACTCCTCATGTCTCCAGTAAACACTCAGAATCCTGCAACATGAATGACCAGAATCCATCGATGGCATTGAGAGTTGCATGGGCAAGGAGAAGCTAAGTGTAACACCTCCCTCTCACctttgccctcccctcccctctcaccTTTGCCCTTCTATATAGATCCCTCTTTATTAGACTTCCTTTTTTCAATCAGCATAGTAATGTGCCAAAATCACACATTGTCTAATTTGGTGCATGTAGTAAAGGGTTTTGTACCCCAAATGGCTGTGGAGTGGCCTTTATTTTATGTCAGTTACCAATTCGTTAGAGAGAACATAATTCCCACTTCATAAACTTCAATTATCTGAGGAATTTTGGGTTTTCCATCCTTATCTAGAAGGCAAGAAGGGTTGTTATGAATAATCACAGTGAAGATATGTACAAGTAAAACTGCTCAAGCACCCACTCTGTTTAGCAGAATTGAGACAGGTATGCATGGGGCAATGTGAGgagttaatttatatttaattctaaaGGTGAACGATGGGGACAAGCTGTGTCATATGGTCCACAACTGCCACAGCTCAGTTATTTTGGATTACATTTTCAATCCAGGGTATATAGTAAAAAATTTTGGCATAGATGCCAACATCAGCTCTCAAAACACATCCATCCGCAAAAGACAGGATTCCTTGAAGCATCCCATTGCAGATTGCCGGGGCAGCAGAAACTTCCTGCCaggaaaacaataataacaacaacaaaaaagcagattATCTTTCTGgcaagacagaaggaagaaaatgggaaaattaatGGATGAAGAGTATTTTACCTTGCAGGGCTGCCTCCTTCCTGGCACAATGCCCACACACAGCATATTTTCCGTGATGTTGTAGGTTTTATAGGCATCGCGACACTGAGGCTTGGAGATTACAGAGATGTTCACAGTTTGCAGTGAATCGGGCTCTTTGTCTAAAGAAAAGATAGAAGTCAAACTTCCTTAAGAGTTTTGTTAGGTattaaaacttcttttaaaaaacttttcttctTCTACCATCAGAAATTAAAAGAGATCAAACATTCAGAGAAGTCAGAACTGTGGCAGTTAGGACAACGAGGGTATAGGAGATGATCAGATTAACAATTTCTTATGATGCAAAATCGGTGACCTTATAAAAGTGATCAAATTCTTGGGAGTTACATGTACATGTGAGACACTCCAGGAATGAAATGAAACACTTTGTCTTAAACTTTTCTggaaatttggctgggcacagtggctcacgcctgtaatcccagcactttggtaggccaggatgggtggatcacctgaggtcaggagttcgagaccagcttggccaacatggtgaaaccctgtctctactaaaaatagaaaaattagctgggcgtggtgatgagtgcctgtaatgccagctacttgggaggcaggagaattgcttgaactcaagaagcggaggttgctatgagccgagactgcgccactgcactccagcctgggtgacaagagtgagactccatctcaaaaaaacccaaaaacttttCTGGAAATTTAAACATTCAAAGGGTTTCTTTTGAGATGTAATTTTTAGAGTTTGAATGAATTTACAGATATCTGGCCTACTTTCTCAATTGTCAGGTCAAAACAAAACCGAGTATCTGCACAAAAAAGTCACTGAAAAAGCAGTTTTCTTAAACATATAAAGCTAGTAAATGGTAAAGCTAAGATTTAAAACTGGATTTCCTGGTTCCTaattaaagttcttttctttgtatCAATAGTCCACAAATACTGTGAATTGTGCACACTTGTAACAAAATTTGTCCAATctgaaacaaaatgagaaaaacaacaaagtagTATGAACACATGTGGCACGTGTTCTTTCCACGGACATTTCTTTGGGAAGAAGTACTGTATTTTaagattttggtttttttaataatggaagagtatgtttaatgtttttatttgaaaataatgtattagttcttgaaaagaaaatgtataagaTCCTTCACTTTATTTTCCAAGCAATAATTTCATGGCTAAACATTTCTTTTGGGAATACTTCTGTAGGAAATGCTTACTTAACTACTTGATGACCCAGATCAAaataagatgcattttttttGAAGTCATATCTCGTTTTGAACCTTATGCCATAACCCAGATGAATCAAACATACTGCTCACAGAAGGACATTTGGCTCTTTCCAAAAATCAAATTGACTCTCAGAGGACAAATAATTTCTACTTATTGATATATTCAAGAAAATGTGCTCTAAATCTGAAGGTATTTACTAAGGATTAGTTTTAAAAGGCTTGAATCATGGCAACAATGATAGAATAAGTGTACATCTGCCTGTTggtttctataaaaagaaagtagTGATGGATAGATGAATGTAATCTGACAGGTTTGTTTCAAATAAATCTCCTTTTCATACTATGGTATCTAGTGTatgatgtatattatatatactcaAACTTACTCATGAGTAAAGTTGCATTAATAATTCTTCACAAGGGATTATATATCATTGTTCTATTTTGCTAATAGGTAATCAACTCCCTTTCACCACTACTCTCAACTCTCGTAATTAGCAACTATAGACAGTTAATTAGGGTTTGCATAGAAATTTGGAGATGGAGTAATGGGCAGATGGAGATGCAACTTAGAAAACAGAAAGTTGCCTTAAGTTGTGGGTGTTTTATGGAATATGAAACATGAGGCCTAGAACAAAGTTTAGATAGACTATCTAGTTCAGGAGTTTCAAATTATGTATAGAAAACTTCCATTGATAAAAATAATGGTAGCCCTTTGTCAGTTTTCTGAAGAAATGAGTGAATGCTTAGAATGTTAccagtttaaaatgtttatttcagaagttctttttaaaactttaactCTGTATCTTTATTAAAATCTTACATAAGGAAGTTCTATCGCATttagtaaaatattatatatttatcttacaTTTAATACACTGatatttatttcttgacttttcaaAGCTTCAAGTTGCTTTATTGCCTGAAATGGTTTGAAAATATACAACAGAGTAATCTGCTTTATTTTAGAgttaaggaaattgaggctccaAGGTAAAATGACCTGCTGTCACATAGAAAATTAGGATTGGaatacaaatgttttctttccactAAAACCACTTCTATCatatatgaaagagaaaatgatagaAAGATACAGCGGGTgaataaaaaaaacccaaaaaccttgAAGCACTCCTTCAGTGAggtacagagaaaaggaaagggggGAAAGAGGTTAGAAGAAAGCTTCACTAGGCCGAATTGAAGAAGCCAAGAGTCGCGAAGGTGTAGAAGCATGTCTAATTCTGAGAGAAGAACATTGTCTTGAACTCACAGATATCACACACATTGTAGCTCCAGGTAGAGACAGAGCACATGGTATTTTCAGAGATAGTTTGGTAGGGCAGGTTGGCTAATTTCACATAGTCATTGAGTTCAGCCTCTGTTTTCAGCTTGATTAGCATGATGTCATGATCAATAGAAGTGACTGAGAAGTGTGGATGATGAATCATCTTCTCATAGCCAATCACTTGCAGATGCTTTTCATTAGAGTCTGCTGGGATTGTAACCCCCAATATCACCCGAAGCTTTCTGGAACAATATAGACGTTTATGAGAGGACTTAACAGAGATGGCTTCTCCATCATTATGAGCCTCTATTATCCCTCCCCACAGACCTTTTTCTGTACCCTCGTATGTCTCCCAAAGGCTTTTCTAATCCCATTTAATTGGGAGATGGTCTCAGACAGGGGTGAGAGTCTGTGCCCAACCTGAGAACCCAAAGAATGGAGTGCCTTTGAAGGCTTATCACTCACGGTAAATTGCAGTGTGCAGCTGTGATCacccaaagcgggtggatcaggaCTCCAGCGCAGGGCAAGTAGTCAGATTTCAAATAGACCAAGTAAGGGGGAGTGGAGCTGACTGTGTAATCTGGATTAAAGGCCAAAGCAACTGGAAAGAGAAGCATAGACAAGAAATTCCAAGATTTCTCAGTCATCACCAGAAAAACTTCAGGAAAGTCATTTAATAGGCTCCAAGTTCCCCTATCCTTTTCTCTAGcaactttatctgtaaaatgacttACTTTGTTCTAAAACACGAAGAAAAGACAAATGGTAGAAACATatctcttttgaaaaataaaaagtgtttggCTTTTTCACTGTCAATAAAATCTTTCAAATTAAATGTTCAACTTTCTTAAATACCTTCCACAATTTAGTGGGTTGTATGCTAAATCAACgaatttttttcactatttttaccAATTTTAGAATGCTTCAATAAGTCTTAAGGCATTCTGATTTAGAATGCTTTAATAAGTCTTATCTCTTTTTCCCAACAACAACTCAAGACAGAATTATATAAGTATCATGACAAGAACAGACCAAATGCTAAGAGTCTGAGGAGGGgaaaaataatgtattgtttTACCAAATATACATTGAGCACCTAGTATATGTCAAGCTCTGTTTTAGGGGCTTGGGCTATATAGTGAACAAAGTAGATATTCCTGCTCTCATATATTACAATTAATGAAGATATTCAGTAATAATAAACACAACACACAAATAAACTATGTAGGATGTTAAATGGTGATTAGTGCTATGGAAAAACACACAAGTAAACTATATATGATGTTAAATGGTGATTAGTGCTATGGAAATAAAAGTAggacagggaaagagagaaaggtatTACCAATTGTGTGTTGGGGGAGAAGGAGGGGTTTCAGGCagtatttgtttgttgtttgtttgagacaggatctcactctgttgctcagattggagtgcagtggcaagatcaggctcactgcagcctcaacctcctgggctcaagcaaaccctcctgagtagcttggactacaggtgtgtgccaccatatctggttaatttttaaattttttaatttttttaatagagatggagtcttgatatgttgcccaggctggtctcaaactcttgggctcaagtgatcctcccacctcagcttcccaaagtgctgggattataggcatgagccattactcCAGTCTCAGGTAATATTAAACCAGTCATCAGAGTATAACTTCATGGGCAATGTTGAACAATAACATGAAAACGGGGGAAGTTGCTAGTCAAATATCTGGGTGAAGGGACTCCAGGCAGAGGCAACAGCTGCAGCATGGGTCCTGAGGCTTGTGTCAGTTACATCACAGAGGCCATGGCTGCTGACCCAGAGTGAATGAAGGGGAGCAGAGGAGGAAAGGGGCTCAAAGAAGAATGGAGGGTTTTGTAGACCATCGTAAGAACTCGGCCTTGTTTCCTGAGTACAAATGGAACCACTCAAGGATTTGTGCAAAGGAGTGATGACAGTctcctcatggagaacctgtaGAGTGTAGAAGTATAGAGGTAGAGGGGTCTGTTAGGAGAATAATTTGCTAATCCAGGCAAGAGGTGGTGGCTTAGATCATTGTGAGCAGTGGAGATGGTGAGATGTGATTGAATTTAGGATACATTTAGAAGACAAAGCCAACATTTTTCTAAGAGATCAAACGTGgggtatgagagaaagagaggatttATGAATAAGCCTGGGTTTAtgcctgagtaactggaactgtGCCAGGAGATATCTGATTCTTCAATGTTCTGCTGTGCCCTCTGTGGTGCAGAACATCAATCCTGTTGCAGACAGGTCCAGAGTCAGGTCTTAGGAGTGGGTCTGGTATTTGAGTGACAATGTCCACGCCTCCCACAAAAGCACACAAGCAAACCTCCTgcggcaggcaggcaggcactaTCACAGGAGGAAACTTGATGGGAACGGGGCAGTGGAGAGGGACAGAGGACCATCCTACACTTGAATTCTGGAATGATGCCTCTCGCTGTTACCCGTCTTT
The sequence above is a segment of the Homo sapiens chromosome 7, GRCh38.p14 Primary Assembly genome. Coding sequences within it:
- the PRSS58 gene encoding serine protease 58 precursor, coding for MKFILLWALLNLTVALAFNPDYTVSSTPPYLVYLKSDYLPCAGVLIHPLWVITAAHCNLPKLRVILGVTIPADSNEKHLQVIGYEKMIHHPHFSVTSIDHDIMLIKLKTEAELNDYVKLANLPYQTISENTMCSVSTWSYNVCDIYKEPDSLQTVNISVISKPQCRDAYKTYNITENMLCVGIVPGRRQPCKEVSAAPAICNGMLQGILSFADGCVLRADVGIYAKIFYYIPWIENVIQNN